The Rhopalosiphum maidis isolate BTI-1 chromosome 4, ASM367621v3, whole genome shotgun sequence region tgatatgtaCGGATTCAAAgcattaatttaaagataaaataatattcagatATAGTATTTTCcatccattattattttgaattttaaaacaattactgtatataatagaaataatactaaaaatcaaaattattaaattgtattattcaatatttctattattaaaataggttacctatttaatttaaagttattttatgttatttattaattatggtaactatattatttatataattaaataggtgctagttttaatttaattttacattttaaaatctaagacTGTAGACTACTTGctgtgttttaattaaaaaataaatactattttttataaataaattgcatattatactgCAAAAACATgttcattattcaataatttatgattgtatgctgtttttatgaaaatattgaaaagtgtcatcttttatttatatcaaatgacattttttatggcattaaaatataaatagttaaaacaaCTAATGTAACATTAAGTATAAGTTCTGAAgactgataaatttaaaatagtaaattatataatttataatttatttcatttctgTAACTATTGATgtcattttaaactatagttcaaaagtgtattttttaattatgtaataatggaATCACTTAGGCAtttctttataaatgtattgaaacattttaaaactctttaattatcattttcttcAAATCAGCTTATTGTCTGTTCTTTAAGAACATTTATTACTGTATCTTCTTAAATATAGtttgatattttcttaaatttattgtaatagcttataatttataactatttaaaatttaccaattaacatattgatatattaagtaaaattttaaatatgttttgtatttagaaaatacaattttacttaagaaccattttgttattttgcattattatgaatgtactttttgtgttattaaatgTAGTGGTTCcgaagtttttaaaatgtggtcaggtaattttaaaactttgtgGCCTCAATACTTATtggagtaaaaaaattattcaatatatataatataataaagttataatgtttatataatgtgaCCTGCTGgccacatttttcaaaaaagaggTCAGGCCATGGCCCGACCTTAACATGGACTTCGGCGCCACTTGTTAAAtgccaaatatattttaaatgtcttattgctttaatatatatatatatatatatatctgtaagaaatttatataattttcaaaaattaattgttaaaacttgtatgatttatttaaataattatacaactaaattgagaataagaacatcaattattataaaatataattgtattagttttattcaattaactaaaaaatatattttgtctctTAAATAAAAGCTATAAGCCATTTAAAcacattaacattaatatgatGTATGTATTGTCTTTGatcatataaaacattcaGTCTAATCATCAATTTTTGGAATCATATGTCTTAATGCTAAATATTCCATGTAAGCCAACATGcaaaaaatagaaaagttatattttaaagttaatgtgTATTTAGATAGTGTAGTAGGtatgagaaatatttttttttaaacttaaaattttcatgaaTGGAAGTAGTGTTTTCAGTGAAAGAATACTATGAGATTTCAGAATCCTAAACTGACCCATAATAACAGtatcttcaattttaaaactgacGTCTCTTTTATAActgattctaattttaaaagtacctaccgtacatacatatacttaCCGAATGTAGTACTATAAAAGTGTACTTTAATGGTTACTcgcaatattagtttttttcacCTTTTCATAGTTGTATTATTCTTAGAGcaaacacaaattattatttttatttaatatcttgtGTATATCTTTATGTCAGAGATAAAAGTTAAAGagttttacattgtataaaatcAGTTGTTTGCCAATCTTTACaaacataatgattttttcCTGTCCATCAAGGTGTCGAATCTAAATCATTATGTCATTTATACTACTTAAAATTGTCTGTGTCTGtttcataacaataaatttaaattatatacatatataacccTAGTTGGGTTGGTAAAATGGGATTTAAATTTGGTACTTGATCTTGAGAtggcaaatttttatttgtagtacctgattttatgttattttttgttattaaaatctaagatttttcagataattaggatttttttttatcaaactttgtattatacactatgaaattaaaatttttaaaaattatttaaggtacataattaaacaaaataatgcaaaattcatgctatatttaatttttaagtatgtacttatatttgttttatgaatgaaataaaatacatatgtgtATTAAGAAATACatctttcaatttttataactaattttttatacaatgctTAATCTATTACTAATAAgttgttatacattattaaataaatacttttgttaATTACTTTTCAGCAATAGTTCACAAGAAAATAGTTCAAAATCGAACTCCTAAAGTATTAGAAACATCTAAAAGTGATCTTTATACAGAATCAGAAAAAcaagtattattgtttacatcaaaaattaataataaagaatatgtTCCTTTCATGGATGTTGATCTTTTAGAgaggtaaatttaaaaaaatgtatgatacataatattatattactaatagtatttatatacaagtacttaaaaacttaaatatgttatatttgtatttatgtttttttttctaaagtttaaaacttgatttttatttaaattcaaaaacaactgtaattaaaatattatgtcactacaattattactatttcagGTTAAGTAGgctaaaagtaattataataaagtaatttatttctatatacaaataaaatagtccAAAATTCAAATCATCTTTGTATTTGTCTTACAAGGTTTCAGTTATCAATTCCATTCACAGACAGTGATGGTTTGCTGACATTATCATtggatcaaaaaaaaaaatttgtacaaTGGATAAGACCTGATCAATTATGTTCGGATCCAAAAATGGTGGTTGGAGACTCCATTGATTTTTACAGCATTAAGCAaacggtaataataaaaaacttgttaaatgatgtttaaatacaacggcaataaataaataattcaagaatatattattatttttattaatgatataagaattttttaacttattaattttaatattttaatagaaataaagtactaatattaaaactatataaatatgatcaaaatatctaattaaacaattatgcatattatttagtcCAGAATATTTTGTtgctttttacaatttattttttttatctagttaaattattgtatgtataatactttatgatttaataaatgtttttttattctctacctattatacaaattataagttaggttattatatttttatttatttgaaagatttaattatttttgttgtagaTTGTAACTGACTGTTCATTTGTAGCATCATTAGCTGTATGTGCTGTGtttgaaaaaacatttaaacaaagaTTGATCACGTCAATTATCTACCCTCAAAAACACAATGGACAACCCGTGTACAATCCATTTGGTAGTACAAtagaattacttttatataactaaaatatataatactgataTGTTATTTACTTTACTAGGAAAATATATGATCAAATTTCATCTAAATGGTATACAGCGTAAGGTAATAATTGATGATTTATTGCCAGTTGGCCAGTATAACTCATTATTGTGCTCGCattcatcaaataaaaatgaattatgggTTTCCCTTATAGAAAAAGCTTACCTTAAAGTAATGGGAGGTTATGATTTTCCAGGATCAAGTAGTGTAAGTTTATTGAACTCCAAAATCATTGctgaaatgtttttattgactGAAAAATGAGAGAATcaatgatacttatttttgttgattttagaACATAGATCTCCATGCTTTAACTGGCTGGATACCAGAACGTTGTGCTATTCGTTTAgatgataaaacatttaatgctGATGGTTTATTTGAGACTCTTTATACAAGATTGTGTAAAGGTGATGTATTAATAACTGTCGCTACACCACCAATGTCGGCAGAAGAAGAGAGAAGAACTGGTCTTGTTTCTTCTCATGCATATGCAGTTTTGGCTGTGCAAAAAGTTAATGTAagctaaatgtaaattaattaatttaatattggaataacataataaacattgtttaaaattatttcaggaattaaaattgttgaaattgaaaaatcctTGGGCTCACGTACGGTGGAAAGGACGTTATTCAGAGTTGGATGAAAAAAGTTGGACATctcagttaaaaaatatgctcGACTATGATCCAACGAGTGCGGCTACATTTGATAATGGAATTTTTTGGATAGATTACAAATCTGTAATTCAtcattttgatgtattttgtatgaatTGGAATCCATCAATATTCCCGTACACATCATGCATACATAAGTACAACATTtttggaattaaaaatatattagaactATATTGAatctaaatctaatttttttttattatatttttaggacaTGGAATACTGGAACAGGTCCTATTagcgatttatataatataagtgaaaatccacaattttatttagatgttGGTAATATTAACAGTGGCGCTGTTTGGATACTATTAACCAGACACATAACTGAATTACAAGATTTCAAAGAAAACCGTGaatatataactgttataatatataaaaataatggaaaacGTGTTCATTATCCAAGTACATAGTCTATCAAATAAGCAATGAAatagtaacattttattaagttataattttatttcttatagatGATCCTGAACCATATATATCTGGAACACGTATCAACAGTCCTCATTACCTTAGCAAGattgttattaatgataaaacacCATCAAAGTATACATTAGTTATATCTCAATacgaaaaaatgaatacaattaattatacactgCGGGCATATGCTACATGTCCTTTTACAATGAAGGAGCTGAGTAACTCGTATAAtcccaaatttaaaatggttagttttttattgttaacttGTATTGGGCAAAGCCTCAAttggatattaatatattattatgaatttaaatttgtatatagacTGTCAATAGTGAATGGAAAGGAATAAGAGCTGGCGGATGTCAAAACCATAGTACTTATAATGATAATCCCAAATTCAAATTAACAGTAGACGGACTATCGGATACTGAAGCGTTACAAATAGAACTAAAGGCCCCAAAACAGTATCAGGTTGGAATTGAGATATCATGTGTtggcttaaataatataaacgctaCAGCCAAGTTTATAAGTAAATCTTCTGGTAGCTATAGGttagtatgttttaattaatacatcaatataaaaaatgagttttttaatttttctatataattttaaatttaaattgagaaaatattagtttttttttaatgtttattatctattactaatacatagaaaaaatttaattatatcaaatattatttattgaattaactcACATtgctttaatataacaattgttGAAatgattacataaattaaaaatatactttatttaagattgtacaaattattacaatattattcactgGCTTTATTAGTGTTGCgtgtgaatatatttaaatattttccacgCGTCATTTCTTTAGATTCCTCTAAGCCTAAGTTATAGGCGAAATCGTATAAAGACTTTAATTCATCTAAAAGTGGAGGCAGTGGCATTTGACTATAACGTTGTACGAGTAGCATATCATGGGCATCTGGTGGTTGCTTCCATGAAGGTTGTTTATCAGTCGCACTAGATGCGCGTATATGTTGTGCAAAACCAGACATGCCAGGCATTGGTTCAGGCCAAAGTTCTGGCGACGACCGATCGAGGGTTTCCATCGCCACTAAACACTGTTGTTTTTGTTGATCAAGTTCTGGCATAGTCTTCTCAGCTGGGCAGATGATGTAATACATACATCGATCTGGACATTCGGCTTCATTTGGCatataatgaaacaaataaatataagcaatttatatagtttcaatttttattagttccttaacacaaaataataaataaccaatgtattattaaaatagaaaaataaaacattaaaaactaatttcaataagatttaaatcataaaatgttaatatgtatagtaatcattaaacaattatgtatattataataaataataatattagaaatgcTTGGAATTCACTTTTAACAGTTCCCTAAAATtgggaattataatattgagatttttaaagtaacaattaaaatctatcattgaatatttgttcaatatatacaatatatattaaacataaataaaagtaatttataaaaatcatattcaaaataacattattgtgtatgttttctttttctatatagactaaacaatattactatttagaattaaattatcccataatttttaatctttttttatttcagatcTGGCTATGTAATTTTAGAATTAGCTGATATTCAGCCAGGAACATATGAAATAATTCCTTCAACATACTTGCCTGGTAAAGAAGGACCGTTTATATTGACTGTAAATGCATCTTGCTCAGTTAGTATTAATCAAATTcgatagattaatttttaacatttaactattaatttatttatctaaaaacttgttgttaactaaaatgtatacttatttaatatttaaaaacgttttgtatacatttttaacataatgtgtaaattacataatgta contains the following coding sequences:
- the LOC113551550 gene encoding calpain-7-like: MEYAEEAIVVSNKAVDCDCKGQMQAAVYYYKEAATLLELAWKIRKDDPLANEWCQKSHDYVNRAEVLEYQIQNEAANNMESINQDKVRLKQCKYLLKQALDIDESGKEDLAIDTYTQAIELSLKVKKEISDDEMIRNLTTLIERALDRAEKLKQLKESNSCNSSNNTAIVHKKIVQNRTPKVLETSKSDLYTESEKQVLLFTSKINNKEYVPFMDVDLLERFQLSIPFTDSDGLLTLSLDQKKKFVQWIRPDQLCSDPKMVVGDSIDFYSIKQTIVTDCSFVASLAVCAVFEKTFKQRLITSIIYPQKHNGQPVYNPFGKYMIKFHLNGIQRKVIIDDLLPVGQYNSLLCSHSSNKNELWVSLIEKAYLKVMGGYDFPGSSSNIDLHALTGWIPERCAIRLDDKTFNADGLFETLYTRLCKGDVLITVATPPMSAEEERRTGLVSSHAYAVLAVQKVNELKLLKLKNPWAHVRWKGRYSELDEKSWTSQLKNMLDYDPTSAATFDNGIFWIDYKSVIHHFDVFCMNWNPSIFPYTSCIHKTWNTGTGPISDLYNISENPQFYLDVGNINSGAVWILLTRHITELQDFKENREYITVIIYKNNGKRVHYPNDPEPYISGTRINSPHYLSKIVINDKTPSKYTLVISQYEKMNTINYTLRAYATCPFTMKELSNSYNPKFKMTVNSEWKGIRAGGCQNHSTYNDNPKFKLTVDGLSDTEALQIELKAPKQYQVGIEISCVGLNNINATAKFISKSSGSYRSGYVILELADIQPGTYEIIPSTYLPGKEGPFILTVNASCSVSINQIR
- the LOC113551567 gene encoding protein lin-52 homolog is translated as MYYIICPAEKTMPELDQQKQQCLVAMETLDRSSPELWPEPMPGMSGFAQHIRASSATDKQPSWKQPPDAHDMLLVQRYSQMPLPPLLDELKSLYDFAYNLGLEESKEMTRGKYLNIFTRNTNKASE